A part of Oncorhynchus masou masou isolate Uvic2021 chromosome 21, UVic_Omas_1.1, whole genome shotgun sequence genomic DNA contains:
- the LOC135507419 gene encoding 5-hydroxytryptamine receptor 1D-like: MEKNTTGNLEPTPALYGLIMNFTNDTYVTKSSELKENEESLAYQTSLAVILFVFTLATTLSNAFVIVTIYQSKKLHTPANFLIASLAVTDLLVSILVMPICVLYTVSHTWTLGQVTCDIWLSSDITCCTASILHLCVIALDRYWAITDAVEYSKKRTPSRAAGMIATAWVIAICISLPPLFWRQVKAEELTECNVNTDHIFYTIYSTFGAFYIPTLLLIVLYGRIYVEARKIILKQSPKKVGKRLTSARLVTNSPGSVASTSPLQCGRHDTHSGDTGSSASENQVKVTVSDALLEKKRISAARERKATKTLGIILGAYIICWLPFFIYTLVVATCETCFYPELFDFFNWLGYLNSLINPIIYTMSNDDFKKAFHKLLCFRCCRS; the protein is encoded by the coding sequence ATGGAGAAAAACACCACAGGTAACCTCGAGCCAACTCCTGCATTATATGGACTAATAATGAATTTCACCAACGATACCTATGTGACAAAATCTTCAGAGCTGAAGGAAAATGAAGAGAGTCTTGCTTATCAAACCAGTTTGGCAGTAATTCTCTTCGTTTTCACACTCGCCACTACTTTATCCAACGCATTTGTCATTGTAACGATTTATCAGTCGAAAAAACTGCACACTCCAGCAAACTTTCTTATAGCGTCTCTAGCTGTCACCGACCTCTTGGTGTCCATTTTGGTGATGCCAATATGCGTATTGTACACGGTGAGTCACACCTGGACATTGGGACAAGTTACATGTGACATTTGGTTATCCTCAGATATAACATGTTGCACTGCTTCTATCCTTCACTTATGCGTAATCGCTTTGGATCGATACTGGGCAATAACAGACGCGGTTGAGTATTCCAAAAAGCGCACGCCATCGCGCGCGGCGGGGATGATCGCGACTGCCTGGGTCATCGCaatctgcatctctctacctccgctTTTCTGGCGCCAGGTGAAGGCAGAGGAGTTGACTGAATGTAATGTCAACACGGACCACATTTTCTACACTATTTACTCCACGTTTGGAGCATTCTACATCCCCACTTTGCTGCTTATCGTGCTTTATGGAAGAATATATGTGGAAGCCCGTAAGATCATTTTGAAACAGTCACCCAAAAAGGTAGGGAAGAGACTTACTTCAGCGCGCCTGGTCACGAACTCTCCTGGATCTGTGGCATCGACATCACCTTTGCAGTGTGGAAGACATGATACCCACTCCGGTGACACGGGTTCCTCGGCAAGTGAGAACCAAGTGAAAGTAACCGTGTCTGACGCACTTTTGGAGAAAAAAAGAATCTCAGCCGCTCGGGAAAGGAAAGCGACCAAAACATTGGGAATAATTTTAGGCGCATACATTATATGCTGGTTACCCTTTTTCATTTACACCCTGGTGGTGGCCACCTGTGAAACTTGTTTTTACCCCGAGTTGTTTGACTTTTTCAATTGGCTTGGTTATCTCAACTCGTTAATCAATCCAATTATATATACCATGTCCAATGACGACTTTAAAAAAGCTTTCCATAAACTCTTGTGCTTCAGATGTTGCAGATCCTGA